The DNA window ATTTTCATTTCAACTCCTCTTTTGTTCCCTCAATTTAAGTAAGTAATTGTAAAGATAATCCCATTGATGGGCATTTAGTTGAGCTATTTTGGGACTGAATCCATAGCTCAATGGTGTTTGAATGATAATTTTAAATACTTCAGTTTTTTGGTTTCTAGTAAAAGTCTCCGACGCTAAAAATCCGGCAAGTAATTTTTTATTCTGAAAGACTTTTTCAAAAAGTTCAATTTCCATGGCAGCAGTACTGTTTGAAATATTTTCATAAATCTTTGTAATTTCTTCAGATTTCGATTGATTCTCTTCAAGGATTTTCTTCAGTGCTAATCTCACAGGTATTTGAGCCGAGGTTACTTTACCTTCCGAAAGTTTAAAGACTGAATTTAATTGTTGAAGTTCCTCCTCTGTGTCTTCTGGAAAATCCTCGGTAAACGTTCTTATGAAATGTATCATTGAAAAGCGATCTTCGGCTGTCATGTAATTATATGAAGGCATTCCGGTTTTCAAAATTCCTTCATCAAGGGTTTTATACATATCAGAAATTTTTCGCCCATTGATCCAATTTAAAGGTTGTGTAAAATTTCTCGGTTTAGGATTCATAACTACACCAGCAGCTCCATCACCTTTGCCCTCCTCACCATGGCACGATGCACAATTATTCTTGTAAAATGTTCTTCCTTTCTCGATCAGTTCTGC is part of the Ignavibacteria bacterium genome and encodes:
- a CDS encoding cytochrome c, whose amino-acid sequence is MMHNSQIKEELDFKDLIKNPIRLFGYSYFYIFAILLGLGIYYVTSLTDMTKNRVPPSLADTLSAETDLPMMQPSNIPPVDIMQISVPNAELIEKGRTFYKNNCASCHGEEGKGDGAAGVVMNPKPRNFTQPLNWINGRKISDMYKTLDEGILKTGMPSYNYMTAEDRFSMIHFIRTFTEDFPEDTEEELQQLNSVFKLSEGKVTSAQIPVRLALKKILEENQSKSEEITKIYENISNSTAAMEIELFEKVFQNKKLLAGFLASETFTRNQKTEVFKIIIQTPLSYGFSPKIAQLNAHQWDYLYNYLLKLREQKRS